In Nitrospira sp., one genomic interval encodes:
- the rplC gene encoding 50S ribosomal protein L3, with the protein MTNGLLGKKLGMTQMYDETVLEPVTVIEAGPCRVVAIKTKERDGYEAVQLSFGEVKDRKLSKAELGHLKKQQAPASRWLREFPRAGEVSVGQTIKVDIFKKGDWVDVVGVSKGKGFQGVVRRHNYSGGPESHGSMFHRAPGSIGSSSYPSRVWKNKTLPGHMGSERVTVQRLKVVDARPEENLLFVRGAVPGGANGLLLVRKSKKS; encoded by the coding sequence ATGACAAACGGATTGTTGGGAAAAAAGTTGGGGATGACCCAAATGTACGACGAGACCGTTCTTGAGCCGGTGACGGTCATCGAGGCTGGTCCTTGTCGAGTGGTGGCGATTAAGACCAAGGAGCGTGACGGGTATGAGGCCGTTCAGCTCTCATTTGGAGAGGTGAAGGATCGTAAGCTATCAAAGGCCGAACTCGGTCATTTGAAGAAGCAGCAAGCCCCTGCCAGTCGGTGGCTGCGGGAATTTCCGAGGGCCGGCGAAGTGTCCGTCGGTCAGACCATCAAGGTCGATATTTTTAAGAAAGGTGACTGGGTCGATGTAGTCGGCGTCTCCAAGGGGAAGGGGTTTCAGGGGGTGGTGCGGCGTCATAATTACTCCGGCGGTCCAGAATCGCACGGTTCCATGTTTCATCGAGCGCCTGGTTCCATTGGAAGCAGCTCTTATCCCTCCAGGGTGTGGAAGAACAAGACTCTTCCTGGTCATATGGGATCCGAGCGAGTCACTGTCCAGCGACTGAAGGTGGTTGACGCGCGTCCTGAAGAAAACCTGTTATTCGTCCGCGGTGCGGTGCCTGGTGGCGCGAACGGCCTGCTCCTCGTCCGAAAATCGAAGAAGAGTTAA
- the rpsJ gene encoding 30S ribosomal protein S10 — translation MKVDQRIRIRLRGFDYRVLDQSVVEIVDTVRRSGARVVGPIPLPTKIERFTVQRSTHVDKKSREQFEIRTHKRLLDIMEPTPETMDSLMKLNLAAGVDVEIKL, via the coding sequence GTGAAAGTCGATCAAAGGATTCGCATCAGGCTGCGGGGGTTTGACTACCGCGTACTTGATCAGTCGGTGGTTGAGATTGTGGATACCGTTCGACGGAGCGGGGCTAGAGTCGTGGGGCCAATTCCGCTGCCGACAAAGATAGAGCGTTTCACGGTTCAGCGCTCAACCCATGTCGATAAAAAGTCCCGTGAACAGTTCGAAATCCGAACGCATAAGCGCTTGCTGGATATTATGGAGCCGACGCCGGAGACCATGGACTCCTTGATGAAGTTGAACTTGGCGGCGGGTGTGGATGTGGAAATCAAGCTCTGA
- the tuf gene encoding elongation factor Tu, translating to MAKAKFERRKPHVNIGTIGHVDHGKTTLTSALTKICSERGMAKFVSYDEVAKASESQGRRDATKIMTIAISHVEYETDNRHYAHVDCPGHADYVKNMITGAAQMDGAILVVSAADGPMPQTREHILLARQVGVPYIVVFLNKADKVDDKELLDLVELEVRELLTKYEFPGEKIPIIQGSALKAMEGDQGPLGVPSILKLLEAIDTYIPTPTRAIDKPFLMPIEDVFTISGRGTVVTGRCERGIVKVGDEIEIVGLRPTQTTVVTGVEMFRKVLDEGQAGDNIGVLLRGTKKEDVERGMVLAKPKSITPHTKFKAEIYVLTKEEGGRHTPFFNGYRPQFYFRTTDVTGVVTLNPGVEMVMPGDNVTVTGELISPIAMDQGLRFAVREGGKTVGSGVVTEILA from the coding sequence ATGGCGAAGGCGAAATTTGAGCGACGGAAGCCCCACGTGAACATTGGGACGATTGGGCATGTGGACCATGGGAAGACGACGCTGACGAGTGCGCTGACCAAGATCTGCTCGGAGCGGGGGATGGCGAAGTTCGTGAGCTACGACGAAGTGGCGAAGGCGAGCGAGAGCCAGGGGCGGCGCGACGCGACGAAGATCATGACGATTGCGATCAGCCACGTGGAGTACGAGACGGACAACCGGCACTACGCGCACGTCGACTGCCCGGGGCACGCGGACTATGTGAAGAACATGATTACGGGCGCCGCGCAGATGGACGGGGCGATTTTGGTGGTGAGTGCCGCAGATGGTCCGATGCCGCAGACGCGGGAGCATATCCTGCTGGCTCGGCAGGTAGGGGTGCCGTACATTGTGGTGTTCTTGAACAAGGCGGACAAGGTTGACGACAAGGAGTTGCTGGACCTGGTGGAATTGGAAGTGCGGGAGCTGCTGACGAAGTATGAATTCCCGGGGGAGAAGATTCCCATCATTCAGGGCTCGGCGTTGAAGGCGATGGAGGGGGATCAGGGGCCGCTGGGGGTGCCGTCGATCCTGAAGTTGCTGGAGGCCATCGACACCTACATTCCGACGCCGACGCGGGCCATCGACAAGCCGTTTTTGATGCCGATCGAAGACGTGTTCACGATCAGCGGGCGGGGCACGGTGGTGACGGGACGGTGCGAGCGGGGCATCGTGAAGGTGGGCGACGAAATCGAGATTGTGGGGTTGCGGCCGACGCAGACCACGGTGGTGACGGGCGTGGAAATGTTCCGCAAGGTGCTGGATGAGGGGCAGGCGGGCGACAACATCGGGGTGCTGCTCCGGGGGACGAAGAAAGAGGATGTGGAGCGGGGCATGGTGTTGGCGAAGCCGAAGAGCATCACGCCGCACACGAAGTTCAAGGCGGAGATCTATGTCTTGACGAAGGAAGAGGGGGGGCGGCATACGCCGTTTTTCAACGGGTACCGGCCGCAGTTCTATTTCCGGACGACGGACGTGACGGGGGTGGTGACGTTGAATCCGGGGGTGGAGATGGTGATGCCGGGGGATAATGTGACGGTGACGGGGGAGTTGATCAGTCCGATCGCGATGGATCAGGGGTTGCGGTTTGCGGTCCGCGAAGGCGGCAAGACCGTCGGCTCCGGCGTCGTCACGGAAATCTTAGCGTAG
- the fusA gene encoding elongation factor G gives MARQTPLERTRNIGIMAHIDAGKTTTTERILFYTGMTHKLGEVHEGAATMDWMEQERERGITITAAATTCFWRDHRINIIDTPGHVDFTIEVERSLRVLDGAVAAFDSVQGVEPQSETVWRQADKYQVPRIAFMNKMDRIGADFYASVQSIIDRLGANPVPIQIPIGREAEFRGSVDLVRMKGFFYDDETLGAKYKVDEIPADLVDKANEYREKMLEAVAEYDDQVMEKYLNGQSLTEEEVRRAIRAATIAMRVTPVLCGSAFKNKGVQQLLDAVVDYLPSPVDIPAVVGVDPNSGKEVKREPSDSEPFSALAFKIMTDPFAGQLTFFRVYSGTLKTGTAVLNVTKGTKDRIGRLLKMHANKREEIEIVYAGDIAAAVGLKSATTGDTLADEKQSVLLEVMKFPEPVIAMAIEPKTKQDQEKMGFALQKLAQEDPSFRVRTDEETAETIIAGMGELHLEIIVDRLLREFKVEANVGKPEVAFRETIRRKAEAESKYIKQTGGRGQYGHVVLTVEPSESGKGLEFVNKVVGGAIPKEYIPAIEKGVKERMETGVVAGFPLRDVRVTVIDGSYHDVDSNEMAFKIAASMGFADACKKADPVLLEPIMKVEVLVPQEFMGDVIGNLNGRRGKVQGMKVRAGAQAIDATVPLMEMFGYATDLRSRTQGRATYSMEFDRYDQVPRQIADAITAKHRGE, from the coding sequence GTGGCTAGGCAGACACCATTAGAGCGGACTCGAAATATCGGCATTATGGCCCACATCGATGCCGGAAAGACGACGACCACCGAGCGCATTCTCTTTTATACGGGAATGACGCACAAGTTGGGTGAAGTTCATGAGGGCGCAGCCACCATGGACTGGATGGAGCAGGAGCGCGAGCGAGGGATTACGATCACGGCCGCGGCGACAACCTGCTTTTGGCGCGATCACCGTATCAATATCATTGATACGCCTGGTCACGTCGATTTCACCATCGAGGTCGAGCGTTCGCTCAGGGTTCTTGATGGCGCGGTTGCCGCTTTCGATTCGGTGCAGGGTGTTGAGCCCCAGTCGGAGACGGTTTGGCGGCAAGCTGATAAGTATCAGGTTCCACGTATTGCCTTCATGAATAAGATGGATCGGATTGGTGCCGATTTTTATGCCAGCGTCCAGTCCATTATCGACCGTTTGGGAGCCAATCCTGTGCCTATCCAGATCCCAATTGGTCGAGAGGCCGAGTTTCGTGGATCTGTTGATTTGGTTAGGATGAAGGGATTTTTCTACGACGACGAAACATTGGGTGCGAAGTACAAGGTGGATGAAATTCCTGCTGACCTTGTCGATAAGGCCAATGAATATCGCGAAAAGATGTTGGAGGCCGTGGCCGAGTACGACGATCAGGTGATGGAGAAGTATCTGAATGGTCAGTCTTTGACCGAGGAAGAGGTTCGTCGCGCCATTCGGGCTGCCACGATTGCCATGAGGGTGACGCCGGTTCTCTGTGGCTCGGCCTTTAAGAATAAGGGCGTGCAGCAGTTGTTGGATGCAGTGGTCGATTATTTGCCTTCGCCGGTGGATATTCCCGCCGTCGTTGGGGTCGATCCCAATAGTGGGAAGGAAGTGAAGCGCGAGCCGTCTGATTCTGAGCCCTTCTCAGCGTTGGCATTTAAGATCATGACGGACCCCTTCGCGGGTCAGCTGACGTTCTTCCGGGTTTATTCCGGGACCTTGAAGACCGGGACCGCGGTTTTGAATGTCACGAAGGGGACGAAGGATCGAATCGGCCGCCTTCTTAAGATGCACGCGAATAAGCGAGAAGAAATTGAGATTGTGTACGCGGGTGATATTGCGGCCGCCGTGGGGTTGAAGAGTGCTACCACTGGTGACACGCTGGCCGATGAGAAGCAGTCCGTTCTTTTGGAAGTGATGAAGTTTCCTGAGCCAGTCATTGCGATGGCGATCGAGCCGAAGACGAAGCAGGATCAGGAAAAAATGGGCTTCGCCTTGCAGAAGCTGGCGCAGGAAGATCCGTCTTTCCGTGTACGTACAGATGAGGAAACGGCCGAGACCATTATCGCCGGCATGGGCGAGCTCCATCTTGAGATCATCGTTGATCGCCTATTGCGGGAGTTTAAGGTTGAGGCCAACGTTGGGAAGCCGGAGGTCGCCTTTAGGGAGACTATTCGTCGCAAGGCAGAAGCCGAGTCGAAGTACATCAAGCAGACGGGCGGTCGAGGGCAGTATGGTCACGTTGTTTTGACGGTCGAGCCTTCGGAATCTGGTAAGGGGTTGGAGTTTGTCAATAAGGTCGTTGGCGGCGCCATCCCTAAGGAGTATATCCCTGCTATTGAAAAAGGCGTGAAGGAGCGGATGGAGACTGGGGTAGTCGCTGGCTTCCCGCTGCGTGATGTTCGGGTGACGGTCATCGATGGTTCCTATCATGATGTGGACTCCAATGAAATGGCGTTCAAGATAGCAGCGTCCATGGGTTTTGCCGATGCTTGCAAAAAGGCGGATCCTGTCCTGCTTGAGCCGATCATGAAGGTCGAAGTGCTCGTTCCTCAAGAGTTTATGGGGGATGTCATCGGCAATCTTAATGGTCGGCGTGGGAAGGTTCAGGGGATGAAGGTGCGGGCCGGGGCGCAGGCCATCGATGCCACTGTGCCGTTGATGGAAATGTTTGGATATGCCACGGACTTGCGTTCACGAACACAGGGACGGGCTACCTACAGTATGGAATTTGATCGATATGATCAGGTGCCAAGGCAGATTGCGGACGCGATCACGGCTAAGCATCGTGGTGAATAA
- the rpsG gene encoding 30S ribosomal protein S7, whose amino-acid sequence MPRGQFFGHREAQPDSKYRDKLVGKFLNVLMAGGKKSTAERVCYGAFDLIQQKTNGGDPMKIFRSAIDNVKPVVEVKSRRVGGASYQVPVEIRPSRRVSLALRWITDFSRSRGGKSMQERLAAELLDASNNTGASVKKREDVHRMAEANKAFAHYRW is encoded by the coding sequence ATGCCACGCGGACAATTTTTTGGTCACCGGGAAGCGCAGCCGGATTCAAAGTATCGCGATAAGCTTGTCGGGAAATTCTTGAATGTGCTTATGGCTGGCGGCAAGAAAAGTACGGCGGAGCGCGTCTGTTATGGTGCCTTTGATCTGATCCAGCAGAAGACGAACGGTGGGGATCCGATGAAGATCTTCCGTTCGGCCATCGACAATGTGAAGCCGGTCGTGGAGGTGAAGTCTCGCCGAGTTGGCGGGGCCTCATATCAGGTTCCGGTTGAGATTCGTCCGTCTCGCCGTGTCTCGCTTGCGCTTCGGTGGATCACTGATTTTTCCCGATCGCGCGGCGGGAAGAGCATGCAGGAGCGGTTGGCGGCAGAGTTGTTGGACGCTTCCAATAATACCGGTGCTTCCGTGAAGAAGCGGGAGGATGTGCACCGGATGGCCGAGGCGAATAAGGCCTTCGCTCATTATCGTTGGTAA
- a CDS encoding 30S ribosomal protein S12, which yields MPTINQLVRKGRTLMKSKTKSPALKRCPQKRGVCLRVYTTTPKKPNSALRKVARVRLTNGMEVTTYIPGVGHNLQEHSIVLVRGGRVKDLPGVRYHIVRGSLDAVGVADRKQARSKYGAKRPK from the coding sequence ATGCCAACGATTAATCAGCTTGTCCGTAAAGGCCGGACGCTCATGAAGTCCAAGACGAAAAGTCCGGCACTGAAGCGCTGCCCTCAAAAACGTGGTGTGTGCTTACGTGTGTATACCACCACCCCAAAGAAGCCCAATTCGGCCCTTCGAAAGGTCGCTCGTGTTCGCTTAACCAATGGGATGGAGGTCACCACGTATATTCCTGGTGTTGGCCACAACCTTCAGGAGCATTCGATCGTCCTGGTGCGCGGGGGGAGGGTCAAGGACTTGCCTGGTGTGCGTTATCACATCGTGCGAGGCTCTCTCGATGCGGTCGGTGTGGCGGATCGAAAGCAGGCTCGGTCCAAGTATGGGGCGAAGCGTCCGAAATAG